Proteins co-encoded in one Ammospiza caudacuta isolate bAmmCau1 chromosome 16, bAmmCau1.pri, whole genome shotgun sequence genomic window:
- the PCBD2 gene encoding pterin-4-alpha-carbinolamine dehydratase 2 isoform X2: MTRVALQAEKMNHHPEWFNVYSKVQITLISHDCGGLTKRDVKLAQFIDKAAASV, from the exons ATGACACGTGTTGCTCTCCAGGCAGAGAAGATGAATCACCACCCAGAATGGTTTAATGTCTACAGCAAG GTTCAGATAACTCTGATTTCCCATGACTGCGGTGGGCTGACCAAGAGAGACGTGAAGCTGGCTCAGTTTATTGACAAAGCTGCTGCCTCAGTTTAA